From Chryseobacterium gallinarum, one genomic window encodes:
- a CDS encoding efflux RND transporter periplasmic adaptor subunit, with amino-acid sequence MKKTLIYIIVAAVLIGLAAYKIAGNKEKQTQEVKEVAKQVDKINVNIVTVTRENIDTDYSANGTFIPKQEMNQSSEISGRIVNVLVKEGSRVSAGQVLATIKRDAIEVDVTQAQNNLQNAIIDNQRYENAYKTGGVTKQQLDNSRLQLKNAQAAVRAQGVKVNDTSIRAGISGTINKKMVEPGTVVSPGTAMFEIVNINSLKLSVLVDESQIGKIQLGQEVPIKVNVLPEDSFVGRITFIAPKSDASLNFPVEIEVQNRGNLKAGMYATATFKTNNGAETQNMLTVPAEAFVNGVSSGQLFVVENGVAKMIKVTIGKVYGDKVQVLSGLNGGEKVVTSGQINLDNGSKVNIIK; translated from the coding sequence ATGAAAAAAACTTTAATATATATCATCGTAGCAGCTGTACTTATAGGATTGGCAGCATACAAGATTGCCGGCAACAAAGAGAAACAGACTCAGGAAGTAAAAGAGGTTGCCAAGCAGGTGGATAAAATCAATGTTAATATTGTAACCGTTACAAGAGAAAATATAGATACGGATTATTCTGCGAACGGAACTTTTATTCCTAAGCAGGAAATGAATCAGTCTTCCGAAATCTCAGGACGTATTGTCAACGTTTTGGTAAAAGAAGGTTCAAGAGTTTCTGCAGGTCAGGTGCTGGCAACCATTAAAAGAGACGCCATTGAGGTTGATGTTACCCAGGCTCAGAATAACCTGCAGAATGCTATTATTGATAACCAACGTTATGAAAACGCATACAAGACAGGTGGAGTTACCAAACAACAGCTAGATAACTCCAGACTTCAGCTTAAAAATGCTCAGGCAGCGGTGAGAGCCCAGGGAGTTAAAGTAAATGATACAAGTATCCGTGCTGGTATCAGTGGTACCATCAATAAAAAAATGGTTGAACCGGGAACTGTAGTTTCTCCCGGAACAGCGATGTTTGAAATCGTTAATATCAACAGCTTAAAACTTTCAGTTTTAGTAGATGAAAGCCAGATCGGAAAAATTCAGCTAGGCCAGGAAGTACCGATTAAAGTGAATGTTTTACCGGAAGATTCTTTCGTTGGAAGAATTACCTTTATTGCCCCTAAAAGTGATGCTTCTTTAAATTTCCCCGTTGAAATCGAAGTTCAGAACAGAGGCAACCTGAAAGCAGGTATGTATGCAACTGCTACGTTTAAAACAAACAATGGAGCAGAAACCCAAAATATGTTAACAGTACCTGCTGAAGCGTTTGTAAACGGAGTAAGCTCAGGACAGTTATTTGTAGTTGAAAATGGTGTTGCTAAAATGATCAAAGTAACCATCGGAAAAGTTTACGGAGACAAAGTACAGGTATTAAGCGGATTAAACGGTGGTGAAAAAGTTGTAACCAGCGGGCAGATCAACCTGGACAACGGGTCTAAAGTGAACATTATAAAGTAA
- a CDS encoding TolC family protein, translating to MKRKRITAKKLKIGIAAAFMIFSFSSVSAQQQVSLQEAIKQALQNKAEAKKAALQVKKAEYKIDEAKAGALPQISVAGGVSYNPIIQETVVEIMGQRNIFKMGQPWNSSISATLNQALFDQRVFIGLKAAKSTREFYVLNSQLTNEQIIVNVATAYYNVFVQEENLKTLETSYKNTEKVRNIIKSLVDNGLAKPIDLDRTNVQLTNIASNKQKLINGVELAKNSLKFYMGVPIDSPIELEEKSIEPRPELIAGQINLDNRSEIKVLRKQMELLQFNKKATEAFLYPTVSLQANYGWYGMGTKFPWFNGINNGVNWSDAASIGLNVNIPIFTGGATKSKIQQAEIDIQDLNQDIENTQLSLNLDYKNAATNMENALINIQSMKDNVALAEKVQANTQSNYQYGLATLTDLLDTDNSLTEAKQNYANALLDYKQAEIQLMKARGELNTLQNP from the coding sequence ATGAAAAGAAAACGTATAACTGCTAAAAAGCTAAAAATTGGGATAGCTGCAGCATTTATGATTTTCAGCTTTTCATCGGTGTCTGCCCAGCAGCAGGTTTCTCTGCAGGAAGCAATTAAACAGGCACTCCAGAATAAGGCAGAAGCTAAAAAAGCTGCCTTACAGGTCAAAAAAGCTGAATACAAGATTGACGAGGCGAAGGCTGGAGCTCTTCCTCAGATCAGTGTCGCAGGAGGGGTTTCTTATAACCCGATTATCCAGGAGACTGTGGTGGAGATTATGGGGCAGAGAAACATTTTTAAAATGGGGCAGCCTTGGAACTCAAGCATTTCTGCAACACTTAATCAGGCTTTGTTTGATCAGAGAGTGTTCATTGGGTTAAAAGCAGCTAAATCTACAAGGGAGTTTTATGTGCTGAATTCTCAGTTGACCAATGAGCAGATCATTGTGAACGTAGCGACAGCCTATTATAATGTGTTTGTTCAGGAAGAGAATCTGAAAACATTGGAAACAAGCTATAAGAATACGGAAAAAGTAAGAAATATTATTAAAAGCTTGGTGGATAACGGGCTTGCAAAACCAATAGATCTTGACAGAACAAATGTTCAGCTTACCAATATTGCTTCCAATAAGCAAAAATTAATCAACGGAGTGGAGCTTGCCAAAAACTCTTTGAAATTTTATATGGGAGTTCCTATCGATTCACCTATTGAATTAGAGGAGAAAAGCATAGAACCGAGACCGGAACTTATAGCAGGACAGATCAACCTGGACAACAGGTCTGAAATTAAGGTTCTTAGAAAACAGATGGAACTTCTACAGTTTAATAAAAAAGCGACAGAAGCATTCCTTTATCCTACAGTAAGCCTTCAGGCTAATTATGGCTGGTACGGAATGGGAACAAAATTTCCTTGGTTTAATGGAATTAATAATGGGGTGAACTGGAGTGATGCAGCCTCTATAGGACTCAATGTAAACATACCGATCTTTACGGGAGGAGCTACGAAATCTAAAATCCAGCAGGCTGAAATCGATATTCAGGACCTGAACCAGGATATCGAAAATACCCAGCTAAGCCTGAATTTAGATTATAAAAATGCAGCAACCAATATGGAAAATGCCTTAATCAATATTCAAAGTATGAAAGACAATGTTGCTTTGGCTGAAAAAGTACAGGCGAATACGCAGTCTAACTATCAATATGGTCTTGCAACACTTACAGATCTGCTTGACACCGATAATTCTTTGACTGAGGCAAAACAAAATTATGCGAACGCTTTATTAGATTATAAGCAAGCTGAAATTCAGTTGATGAAAGCAAGAGGAGAGTTAAACACATTACAAAACCCATAA
- a CDS encoding TetR/AcrR family transcriptional regulator, which translates to MSNQAKKDQTQELIKETAKNLFFVKGKFDATTQEIADAAGVNRTLINYYFRSRDKLIQIIFDEAQRVEQEKSKIIQTANLPFKEKISKFIESSLATSLQYPYLETYIVSQINKGTCHQREIEEDILETLYKDIEKEMELGNIEKMAPVQFILNMVSLLVFPSAIRPLFMENLMISDEEYDKIISERKEIIINMLFKS; encoded by the coding sequence ATGTCAAATCAAGCAAAAAAAGACCAAACACAGGAATTGATCAAGGAGACAGCGAAGAATTTATTCTTTGTGAAAGGAAAATTTGATGCTACTACGCAGGAGATTGCCGATGCAGCGGGAGTGAACAGAACACTTATAAATTATTATTTCCGGTCAAGGGATAAACTGATTCAGATCATCTTTGATGAAGCCCAGAGAGTGGAACAGGAAAAATCAAAAATCATTCAGACAGCAAATCTTCCTTTCAAAGAGAAGATCAGCAAGTTTATTGAAAGCAGTCTGGCAACGAGCCTTCAGTATCCGTATCTGGAAACCTATATTGTTTCGCAGATCAACAAAGGGACCTGCCATCAGAGAGAAATTGAAGAAGATATCCTGGAAACCTTATACAAGGATATTGAAAAAGAAATGGAATTGGGAAATATTGAAAAAATGGCCCCTGTACAATTTATTCTGAATATGGTGTCGCTATTGGTTTTTCCAAGTGCTATAAGACCTTTATTTATGGAGAATCTTATGATTAGTGATGAAGAATATGATAAGATTATTTCTGAAAGAAAAGAAATAATTATCAATATGTTATTTAAAAGTTAA
- a CDS encoding CvfB family protein, giving the protein MQLGKTQSLEISEKNNSGWILTDGSGEKAFLPKIFIQEEKEIGEEVEVFIYQDDSKLKATTEIPLAEVGEFAVMSCVQSLPSGAFMDWGIIKDLFIPYKQQKTKIIEGKRYLVYVYVEEDMELITGTTKFKRNPQYQDLPFKKGDKVDLIMMNESELGWNVVINKKYIGLIYTSDVFKKLYPLSEETGYIKAIREDGKIDVSLQPEGFENIDEFKQKILNKLEENYGLLYVSDKSSPEEIKEELQMSKKNFKKAIGGLYKDKIIDISDDKIKLL; this is encoded by the coding sequence ATGCAACTCGGAAAAACTCAAAGTTTAGAAATTTCAGAAAAAAATAACTCAGGATGGATTCTCACGGATGGGTCTGGTGAAAAGGCTTTTTTACCTAAAATCTTTATTCAGGAAGAAAAAGAAATCGGTGAAGAAGTGGAGGTTTTCATATATCAGGATGATAGTAAATTAAAAGCGACTACCGAAATTCCATTGGCTGAAGTTGGTGAGTTTGCTGTAATGAGCTGTGTACAGAGCCTTCCCAGTGGGGCATTTATGGATTGGGGAATCATTAAAGACCTGTTTATTCCTTATAAGCAGCAGAAAACTAAAATTATTGAAGGAAAAAGATATCTGGTGTATGTCTATGTGGAAGAAGACATGGAGCTGATCACCGGAACGACAAAATTCAAAAGAAACCCGCAATATCAGGATTTACCATTTAAAAAAGGTGATAAAGTAGACCTGATTATGATGAATGAAAGTGAACTGGGCTGGAATGTGGTGATCAATAAAAAATATATCGGGTTGATTTATACATCTGATGTTTTCAAAAAATTATATCCTTTATCAGAAGAAACGGGATATATTAAAGCAATCCGTGAAGATGGGAAAATTGATGTTTCTTTACAACCTGAAGGATTTGAAAACATTGATGAATTCAAACAAAAGATTCTTAATAAGCTGGAAGAAAATTACGGACTCCTGTATGTTTCTGATAAATCTTCACCGGAAGAAATTAAAGAAGAGCTTCAGATGAGTAAAAAGAACTTTAAAAAAGCAATCGGAGGACTTTATAAAGATAAAATCATCGATATTTCAGATGATAAGATCAAATTGTTATAA
- a CDS encoding GLPGLI family protein produces the protein MKIIFCLLFIASYMQAQDIDSSTVKINYLTKFLIDTTDVNSKKEELTGLWIGKNSSLFKSDQKAITDSLSKEATKSSFKQPVGGKIIVDFSRVPKAYFMPEVYKRGNITSIFDKVLNVTMEYESDQKINWKLLNETKVISTYKCRKAIGRYRNRTITAWYTEEIPISEGPYTFKGLPGLVVEAYDEKDYYHFVLVSLKNVKKPIITIRNAIKTDYQKFAKKRSDFKQDPAGAFFTATGKTTPKEQQERIKKLHNSKNNYLD, from the coding sequence ATGAAAATCATTTTTTGTCTTCTATTTATAGCATCTTATATGCAAGCTCAAGATATCGACAGTTCAACAGTTAAAATTAATTATTTAACAAAATTTTTAATAGATACAACGGATGTCAATTCAAAGAAAGAAGAGTTAACAGGTTTATGGATTGGAAAAAACTCTTCTTTATTTAAAAGTGATCAAAAGGCAATAACAGACTCTTTATCTAAAGAGGCAACTAAATCTAGTTTCAAACAACCTGTTGGAGGAAAAATAATAGTTGATTTTTCAAGAGTTCCAAAAGCATATTTTATGCCTGAAGTTTATAAAAGAGGTAATATAACAAGCATATTTGACAAAGTTTTAAATGTCACAATGGAGTACGAATCCGATCAGAAAATAAATTGGAAGCTTTTAAATGAAACCAAGGTGATTAGTACATATAAATGCAGAAAGGCAATAGGTAGATATCGTAATAGAACGATAACAGCTTGGTATACAGAAGAAATCCCAATATCAGAGGGGCCATATACATTTAAAGGATTACCAGGGTTAGTTGTTGAAGCTTATGATGAGAAAGATTATTATCATTTCGTTTTAGTAAGTTTAAAAAACGTGAAGAAACCTATAATAACGATCAGAAATGCTATAAAAACAGACTATCAAAAGTTTGCAAAAAAAAGAAGCGATTTTAAGCAAGACCCTGCCGGAGCTTTTTTTACTGCAACTGGAAAAACTACCCCAAAAGAACAACAAGAGCGAATAAAAAAATTACACAATAGTAAAAACAATTATTTAGACTAG
- a CDS encoding phage holin family protein, whose product MNAYIQYYPNGVLLSALLVVFILDFGFGITKATINGTRRTSEGFRKTFTKFMQYGGSIIIAMVILNIIFASKVKFGEQFSWIFGDTMLYIMIYIEVVSIFENMEEMGDNDFIRYFVRPIRRIITFQLKNLLKEDDFSKK is encoded by the coding sequence ATGAACGCATATATTCAATACTATCCTAATGGAGTACTTTTATCGGCATTATTAGTCGTTTTTATCCTTGACTTTGGGTTTGGCATCACCAAAGCAACAATAAACGGAACAAGGCGTACTTCTGAGGGTTTCAGAAAAACCTTCACTAAGTTTATGCAATACGGCGGAAGCATTATAATTGCTATGGTTATTCTGAACATTATTTTTGCCAGCAAAGTGAAATTTGGTGAGCAGTTTAGCTGGATTTTCGGCGATACAATGCTTTACATCATGATTTACATCGAAGTTGTTAGTATTTTCGAGAATATGGAGGAAATGGGGGATAATGACTTTATTAGATATTTTGTCCGACCAATAAGAAGGATTATAACATTCCAGCTCAAAAATCTTTTGAAAGAGGATGATTTTAGTAAGAAATAG
- a CDS encoding phage baseplate protein: MKLNINFLQTGGVPLTNDLMSDIMEAIKFYDVLGDLAGHLTILSGCLITGSNVSPGVVAINGEILYFEGGSIVSTVYIHTEQIPKTFQDQTDKILIEKKIVKFGSGAVSYNWDDFFRLKTLEEIQTRAFKSASQSDLDAIKQDVELLKLKTAPIVNGGIAWAWFKPLNEIPAGWKECTDIRGKVIVGLDPNDPDFLNLKSTLGTKTHTLTKPELPDFGLSFQLGLEKVGTGNRNALSRQGGNEYTQWISSGGSNQPHNNIQPSIIAYFIEPNLP, translated from the coding sequence ATGAAACTCAATATAAATTTTTTACAGACGGGAGGTGTCCCATTGACAAATGATCTGATGTCCGATATCATGGAAGCTATTAAATTCTATGATGTACTTGGAGATTTAGCCGGACACTTAACGATTCTTTCAGGATGCTTAATTACCGGATCGAATGTAAGCCCGGGAGTTGTAGCCATTAATGGAGAGATCCTTTATTTTGAAGGAGGTAGTATTGTTTCAACGGTTTACATTCATACCGAACAGATTCCAAAAACATTCCAGGATCAGACCGATAAAATTTTGATTGAAAAAAAGATAGTCAAATTCGGATCAGGTGCAGTAAGTTATAACTGGGATGATTTCTTTAGACTTAAAACCCTTGAAGAAATCCAGACCAGGGCTTTTAAAAGTGCTTCCCAATCTGATTTAGATGCAATAAAACAGGATGTCGAATTGCTAAAACTGAAAACGGCTCCCATTGTTAACGGCGGTATTGCATGGGCATGGTTTAAGCCTCTGAACGAAATTCCTGCCGGTTGGAAAGAATGTACCGACATTAGAGGAAAAGTAATTGTCGGGCTTGATCCTAACGATCCCGATTTCTTAAACCTTAAATCAACTTTAGGAACGAAGACACATACATTAACAAAACCTGAACTTCCTGATTTTGGTTTGAGTTTCCAACTTGGTTTGGAAAAGGTCGGAACCGGGAACAGAAATGCACTGAGCCGCCAGGGAGGAAATGAATACACACAATGGATTTCCTCGGGAGGATCAAACCAGCCGCATAACAATATACAGCCTTCTATTATCGCCTATTTTATAGAACCTAATCTACCATAA
- a CDS encoding DUF6046 domain-containing protein, translating to MTPTTANVINIYKLYGEVFGRHSYHVPESKPLNIDVSFSGIPQNERPKGTIHYGSRFGQSFNKVGAYGQDIWFPIKLTGSKLVGGKIEPIELPIDICTVSVNLMSTIVNTPVVERKGTVTEIINIEDYKFTIRGFLIGKNRTVPEQQILDLVALKESTFVKTLQGGYAELFLPRDCRIVISELEFPEVQGQNHWIRPFQLTCKSDFITDLEFL from the coding sequence ATGACCCCAACAACAGCTAACGTAATTAATATATATAAACTTTATGGTGAAGTATTTGGAAGGCATTCGTATCATGTGCCGGAATCTAAACCTTTAAACATTGATGTAAGTTTTTCAGGAATTCCACAGAATGAAAGACCAAAGGGGACGATACATTATGGTTCCAGGTTTGGCCAATCTTTTAATAAGGTGGGGGCATATGGTCAGGATATATGGTTTCCTATAAAGCTTACCGGATCTAAATTGGTAGGTGGTAAAATTGAGCCTATCGAATTACCGATTGACATCTGTACTGTTTCGGTTAATCTTATGAGTACAATTGTTAATACTCCGGTAGTTGAGCGAAAAGGAACGGTAACGGAAATAATCAATATTGAAGATTATAAATTTACAATCCGGGGCTTCCTGATAGGGAAAAACAGAACTGTTCCTGAACAACAGATTCTTGATTTAGTAGCATTAAAGGAAAGTACTTTTGTAAAAACTCTTCAGGGAGGTTATGCAGAATTATTTCTCCCAAGAGATTGCAGGATTGTCATTTCTGAATTAGAATTTCCCGAAGTTCAGGGACAAAATCATTGGATTAGACCCTTTCAATTGACTTGTAAAAGTGATTTTATAACCGATTTAGAATTTTTGTAA
- a CDS encoding tape measure protein gives MSNIVEFVVRMKDLMSGGLNKLSSTSQSAFNRMAQHADRMTQRNRTLGMSYNELQRRIREVENTIKNSTITSQIAAARRELASLQRQAGRHTGNIGGGSSSSGSGGGGFSIGGMAIGSMLGNIGMNIASAFLGAVKDGIGAAISGSMQKEKDVVGLSTFLGDAGAQAAYQNIRHDAEISSYDTGTLLKANRALVSVDGNAAAAREDIMNLANAISATGGGNDELQRMAINMQQIKSLGVASAADIKQFGYAGINIYGLLSKATGKSVEDVKKMEVSYDLLAKSLAMARMEGGLYEGALEKMNKTMSGKWESVKDRATNALTDIGDSFSPIIVRVLDVAITMSEMVQPMLAKAQPYIDMLSNGLGKAIDYVLNLGNGTSMWGNYVAVLMEYYEVLWRVVKGLLSTIWKIISGIVDWVSKSELIRDIFKGMQFVLISILEVVGWIGEKIGWVWDNILRPFLDNLEGAYKMIKDILGLSDSTLKVEVDKTTKTDKPTDPKSTAYFSDLTRFKNAGAGEDKKEKNKKKSKETGDTIAGGGTKYITINLGKFFDNIQFTTMNMKESEQDIERILMELMGRVLYNGAKNM, from the coding sequence GTGAGTAATATTGTTGAGTTTGTTGTAAGAATGAAAGATTTGATGAGTGGGGGCTTAAATAAATTGAGCTCCACCTCTCAGTCTGCATTTAACAGAATGGCTCAACATGCTGACCGGATGACTCAGCGTAACCGAACACTGGGAATGAGCTACAACGAGCTGCAAAGAAGAATCCGGGAGGTAGAAAATACCATTAAAAATTCTACCATAACAAGCCAGATTGCAGCCGCCAGACGTGAGCTGGCTTCTTTACAGAGACAAGCAGGAAGGCACACCGGAAACATCGGAGGAGGTAGCAGCTCTTCCGGTTCCGGAGGTGGAGGTTTCAGTATCGGAGGTATGGCGATAGGCTCCATGCTCGGTAATATAGGGATGAACATTGCGTCAGCTTTTCTGGGAGCAGTAAAAGATGGTATAGGAGCGGCAATTTCAGGCTCTATGCAAAAGGAGAAAGATGTCGTAGGGCTTTCCACGTTTTTAGGAGATGCAGGGGCCCAGGCTGCTTATCAGAATATCCGGCATGATGCAGAGATCTCTTCTTATGATACAGGAACCCTTCTCAAAGCAAACAGGGCTCTGGTAAGTGTAGACGGTAATGCAGCAGCAGCCAGAGAAGATATTATGAACCTTGCTAATGCGATATCGGCCACAGGAGGAGGAAATGATGAACTTCAGCGGATGGCGATCAATATGCAGCAGATTAAATCGCTAGGTGTCGCTTCCGCAGCGGATATCAAACAGTTCGGATATGCCGGGATCAATATCTACGGATTACTTTCTAAAGCTACAGGCAAGAGCGTAGAAGATGTAAAGAAAATGGAGGTTTCTTACGATCTCCTAGCAAAATCACTGGCTATGGCCAGAATGGAAGGCGGTCTATATGAAGGGGCCTTGGAGAAAATGAATAAAACGATGTCCGGGAAATGGGAGTCTGTAAAAGACAGAGCAACCAATGCTCTTACCGATATCGGGGATTCTTTCAGTCCCATTATAGTAAGGGTTCTCGATGTAGCAATCACGATGTCAGAAATGGTTCAGCCAATGCTTGCAAAAGCACAGCCTTATATTGATATGTTATCTAATGGGCTCGGAAAGGCTATTGATTATGTTCTGAACTTAGGAAATGGCACCAGCATGTGGGGGAATTACGTTGCTGTCCTTATGGAGTATTACGAGGTACTTTGGAGGGTTGTAAAAGGACTTTTATCTACGATATGGAAGATTATATCGGGAATCGTTGACTGGGTTTCAAAAAGTGAGCTGATACGGGATATTTTTAAAGGAATGCAGTTTGTCCTGATCAGTATTCTAGAGGTTGTCGGCTGGATTGGTGAAAAAATTGGTTGGGTTTGGGATAATATTCTCCGTCCTTTTCTGGATAACCTGGAGGGGGCCTATAAGATGATTAAAGATATACTGGGCCTTTCAGATAGTACTTTAAAGGTTGAAGTCGATAAAACCACCAAGACGGACAAACCTACTGACCCTAAAAGTACGGCTTACTTCTCAGACCTTACTCGATTTAAAAATGCCGGAGCTGGTGAAGACAAAAAAGAGAAAAATAAAAAGAAATCCAAAGAAACCGGAGATACGATCGCCGGAGGTGGAACAAAGTATATTACCATAAACCTCGGAAAATTCTTTGATAATATCCAATTTACCACCATGAATATGAAAGAAAGTGAGCAGGATATTGAGAGAATCCTTATGGAATTAATGGGTAGAGTATTGTACAACGGAGCAAAAAATATGTAA
- a CDS encoding DUF2586 family protein: protein MSQGTGTPNVITKVTNGNLQRQVLVTDGVAGIVGTAALAANIGKVVTVYSLSDAESKGYTLTDEPFLHRHILEFYNELGGSQELWILGTEDTMTMESACTSTNPNGVRKLLTISKGRVNLVGICRKPADSYDAGTGFLDIDVQNALVTSKVLGQYQQSINRPVRFLIEGRIKDETVIPIFKPVSAENTFAGIVLGGTKNDNSASVAVALARAVKYPAHIKLGDGTNGVLSITSAFIGSKSVDEFDPVELNNFTDAGYIHYHTREGISGYFFSVDKMSGNDDFRILVYGRLIDKAQRVATSSSIPFLESSVRMTKEGKINDADAAYLEQNIKSQLLLQMAGQISDADVLVPTDQDLINTNTLEMQVKIQPLGYLTWIILNLGLTKTI, encoded by the coding sequence ATGTCACAAGGAACTGGAACGCCTAATGTTATTACCAAGGTAACAAATGGCAACTTGCAGCGTCAGGTGCTGGTAACTGACGGCGTTGCAGGAATTGTAGGAACCGCCGCACTGGCGGCCAATATCGGAAAGGTAGTGACTGTTTATTCTTTGTCAGATGCAGAAAGCAAAGGATATACTTTGACAGATGAACCTTTTTTACACAGGCATATTCTGGAGTTCTATAATGAGCTTGGCGGAAGCCAGGAGCTATGGATTTTGGGAACTGAGGATACCATGACTATGGAAAGTGCCTGCACTTCTACGAATCCAAACGGGGTGAGAAAATTATTAACCATTTCAAAAGGCCGGGTGAATCTGGTAGGGATATGCAGAAAACCTGCTGACTCTTATGATGCCGGAACCGGATTTCTGGATATAGATGTACAAAATGCCTTGGTTACTTCAAAAGTATTGGGACAGTACCAGCAATCTATTAACCGTCCGGTAAGATTCCTGATCGAAGGGAGAATTAAAGATGAAACGGTAATCCCTATTTTTAAGCCTGTTTCAGCAGAGAATACTTTTGCAGGTATCGTACTGGGAGGGACAAAAAATGACAATTCGGCATCTGTAGCAGTTGCCTTGGCAAGAGCAGTTAAATATCCGGCCCACATTAAGCTCGGAGACGGTACTAACGGAGTTTTAAGTATTACCAGTGCATTTATCGGAAGTAAGTCTGTAGATGAATTTGACCCTGTAGAACTGAATAACTTCACCGATGCCGGATACATTCATTACCACACTAGAGAAGGGATATCTGGATATTTTTTCAGTGTTGATAAAATGTCAGGGAATGATGACTTTAGAATCCTGGTATACGGAAGACTGATCGACAAAGCTCAAAGAGTAGCGACGTCATCATCTATCCCATTTTTGGAAAGTTCAGTGCGAATGACCAAAGAAGGAAAGATCAACGATGCAGATGCCGCTTATCTGGAGCAGAATATTAAATCTCAACTCCTTTTACAGATGGCCGGACAGATCAGCGATGCAGATGTACTGGTCCCAACAGATCAGGATCTGATTAATACCAACACACTCGAAATGCAGGTGAAAATCCAACCTTTAGGATATCTAACCTGGATTATTTTAAACCTCGGGCTAACAAAAACTATTTAA
- a CDS encoding N-acetylmuramoyl-L-alanine amidase codes for MRKIQYIAVHCSATSQTATVSAIQNYWKKELGWKMPGYHYIIKADGEIVNLLPIDQVSNGVKGYNSVSINICYIGGIDGNGKPKDTRTPEQKESLLKILKTLKKEFPKAIIQGHRDFPKVAKACPSFDAKTEYQNL; via the coding sequence ATGAGAAAAATTCAATATATAGCCGTGCATTGTTCCGCTACGTCTCAGACCGCGACAGTGTCAGCCATCCAGAATTACTGGAAAAAAGAATTAGGGTGGAAAATGCCCGGCTATCATTATATCATCAAAGCGGATGGCGAGATCGTTAATTTATTGCCTATCGATCAGGTGTCCAACGGTGTAAAGGGATACAATTCTGTAAGTATCAATATTTGCTATATAGGTGGTATTGATGGAAACGGAAAGCCCAAAGACACCCGTACCCCGGAACAAAAGGAAAGTTTATTAAAGATTTTAAAGACTCTGAAAAAGGAGTTTCCAAAAGCCATCATCCAGGGGCATCGGGATTTCCCGAAAGTAGCCAAGGCATGTCCATCCTTTGATGCGAAAACCGAATACCAAAACCTTTAA